A region from the Riemerella anatipestifer genome encodes:
- a CDS encoding YkvA family protein → MKSRLKFLGLALFQNKGLLRRMPELLRMIKAIISKQYKPSVKNVLLPAIALVYIISPIDILPDFIPAIGVVDDLGILALVLPLLMKELNQFSEWESNKKIVKTIEIN, encoded by the coding sequence ATGAAATCTAGATTAAAGTTTTTGGGATTGGCTTTGTTTCAAAACAAAGGGCTTTTAAGAAGAATGCCCGAGCTTTTGCGAATGATAAAAGCCATCATTAGCAAACAGTATAAACCTTCGGTTAAGAATGTTTTACTTCCTGCCATAGCCTTAGTTTATATTATTTCGCCTATAGACATTTTACCAGATTTTATACCTGCTATTGGTGTTGTGGACGACTTGGGTATTTTGGCATTGGTGCTTCCGCTCTTAATGAAAGAACTCAACCAATTCTCCGAATGGGAAAGCAATAAAAAAATAGTGAAAACTATTGAGATAAACTAA